In Micromonospora inyonensis, the genomic window CTCTCGGCGACCGAGACCTTCCCGCTGTGCCGGGTGACGATGTCGTGGGCGAGCTTGTCGACACTGATCACGTCGATCCGCGCGCGGACCGCCGGGTCGGCGGTGAGCCGGTACAACTGTCTGGTGAGGGCGTTGGCGAGCGCGCGGGTGAACGTGGTCAGCAGGACCTTCTCGCCGTCGGGCAGCCGCTCGGCGAGGAACACCGCCCGGTGCAGGCCGGTCACCGTCTTGCCGGTCCCGGCGCTGCCGGTCACCAGCGCGGGGCCGCTGTAGGTCTCGCGGTAGGCGACGTCGCGCTGGGTCGGGTGCAGGAAGGTTCGCCACACGTCGAACGGGTGGGCGAGGATGGCGGCGAGTTCCACCGGGCCGGAGACGAAGGCGATCCGCTCGGGCGTCCGGCGTGCCGCGGTCAGCAGGTCGTCGGTGTCGACACCCGACACGACCCGGTCGGCCAGCTCCGCCCAGACCTCCGCCACGGTCATCCCGGTGGCCAGATCGTTGAGCGTGCCGAGCTGGGTCTCCGGCAGGCGTCCGGCGAGGCTCTTCAACTGCTGGTCGGTGGTGATGACGCGGAGCAGGGGCACCAGGTCCTCGTCGATGCCGAGCCGGACGAAGTCGGCGGCCGAGACGTGGTCGAACAGTCCGCCGTGCGTGCTCACGGGTTCGGTGCGGGCGAACTCCTCGATGCCCGCCTGGTCACGCATCTCCAGCACGCCGAGGGTCTGGTTGACGGTGAACCGACGGCTCAGCGCGAAGTCGATGGCGTCGTCGTGCGGCAGGACGTTGAGCAGCGCGTACCTCTCGTCGCCGAGCGCGAGGACGACTCCCCGATAGAACCTGTCGATACGGATGGTGCGGACGTTCGGGTCCCGGGCCCCGGTCAGCTTCTCCAGGTGCAGGCCCGCGTGGGTGTGCTCGGCGAACTTGGCGATGGCGGCAATCACGGCGCGTTGCACGCGGGTTTGCAGCTTGGCGTAGGCAGGAAGGAAGTCCCGGCCGAGGGCCAACTCAGGCATGCCATCCCCTGTCGGTGGCGCTCGGCCGGCACCGGAGCGCGGAAGGTGGAACTGTCGCGAGTCGGACACGGTCGACCGGGCCGATCTCGCAGCATGGGAGAGCGGCGTAGTCGAAGAAGCTGCTCACGCCGCTTCCACATTAGAGCACTTTGTGAACTCCGCTTGCAAGCCGATATTGGTGCATCAAGTTCACCAGATAGTGCGCGCCGAACCGGACGGATGCGGCGAGGGCTCCAGCGGTTCGGCCGATATGCTGAGCCACGTGGTCCCCGGTACGAGCCTCAAGGACAGGTACCGGCTGGGCCGGTTTCCGTTGGCTCACAAGGGCATGGGTGAGGTCTGGCCCGGCCAGGACACCTTGCTCGACCGTGCCGTCATCGTGAAGTTCGTCAACGCCGCCAGGCCGGACGTGGACCTGGTGCGCCGCTTCCGACGGGAGGCACTGCTGACCGCACGGCTCGACCACCCCGGCGTACCCGCCATCTACGACCTCGGCGAGCATGCCGGCCAGCCGTACGTCGTCCTCCAGAAGATCGACGGAATCACGCTCACCGACCTGATCGGCGAACAGGGGCCGCTCCCGCCGGGGTGGGCCGCCGCCATCGGGGCGCAGGTCTGCGCCGTCCTGCTCGCCGCACGGCAGATCGGCCTGGTGCACCGGGACATCAAGCCGAGCAACGTCATGCTGGACACGAGCGGCGCGGTGAAGGTGCTCGACTTCGGCCTGGCGGTCGTACGGGACGACGACCGCTACTCCAGGATCACCCTGACCGGGCACGCTCTCGGCACGGTGGGCTACATGGCGCCGGAGCAGGTCCTCGGGGAGCCCACCGACCACCGCACCGACCTGTACGGCCTGGGGGCCACGCTCTTCGACCTGCTCACCGGCTCTCCGCCCTTCGACGAGGTGACCACCACGACCACGCTGCGGCGTCAGATCGACGGTCCTCCGCCGCGCCCCACCCAGCTACGACCCGGCATCCCCGACGAACTCGACGACCTGGTGCACACGCTGTTGGCGATCGATCCCCGAGACCGGCCCGCCACCGCCGCCGACGTCTACGCGGTGCTGGCACCGTTCTGCCACGACCTGCCGCCGATTCCCGGCGTGCTCACCGACACCGCCGGGGCGGTACGGGCCTACGCCGCGATCGTGGGACGGGTACCCCCGCACACCCGCCCCACCGCGACGGACACCGCCGAGCCGACCCCTCTCGACGTGAGACTGGCCGCCAAGCAGGCGGAACAGCTGCACGCCGCAGGCGAGTACCGGGCTGCCGCACGGCAGTGGCGGCACCTGGCCGCCCAGCACGCACGGCAGCACGGCGACGACGACCCGCTGGTGTTCGACTTCCGGCTCGGGGTCGCTCGCGCCCACCGCGCGCTCGGCGAACACAGCCGGGCGTCGCGACTGTTCCAGGAACTCCTGGAGGACCGGGCTCGGGCGGAGGGGCCGGAGCATCCGGCGGTGCTGCGCCTGCGCCAGGAAATCGCGCGCCTCAGCGAGGAGTCCTCACCCCCAGCTCCGCGTCAGCCCTCCTGACCGACACCGAGCGCGGATCACTGAACAGCCGAGGCAGCAACACCGCCTTCTGCTCCGGGAAGCGGTCACCGCCACAGCGGAAGATCCGCGCGCAGTTCTGACCACGCGTCTCGGTCGCCAGGGCCCGCCGGGCCAGCGGCGAGTACATGGTGGCGTGTTTCAACCACGCCGCCTCCTCGCCGTGCCGGTCGAAGCCACGACCGGTGGCCGCGTGTCCGAACACGTCGTGGACCGCCCGGAACATGTCGTTCTCCCCGTCGCCGAGGAACGGGTGCGGGTTGCCACTGGCCGCGCTGGCCCACACCTTCAGCCGACGCCGCCGTACGTCGTCGACCATCGACGCGACGTCCGGGTACGGGTCGACGTCGACGACCCGCACCTCGACGCCCAGGCCACCGAACTCCGCCCGGCCCACCATGAAGTGGTACTGCCGGACCGTCTCCCGGCAGAAGGCGGCGTAGGCGGGATAGGCCCGGTCGTCCCGGATCGGCGCCGCCAGGTAGGCGTCCGCGATGGCCGCACCGACGACGGGATCAAGGCGCACTCGCGCGTACGCCTGGGGTGTGGTGATGTCCGTCGAGCCGTACCGCGCGGTGCCGTGGCGAACGTACGCCACCGGTGGGAAGCGCGGGGACAGCGTGTTCGGCAGTCCAGATACGAGCAAAGGTGTTCATGGTCCTCCTTCAGACGTCGGTACGGGTCGGTCCGGTCAGTGAACTTCCGCGTTCGTCCACCTGTCCTGCGGCGGCGCAGCCTCGCCCGGCGTGGCGGCCTGCTCCCGCCGCAGCAGTTCGCCGAGCACCCTGATCTCGGAGACTCGACGGTCCTGGTGGACCTTTCCGATCTTTCCGATGGTCGTACTACGTCCACGACGCGGCATTTGCGCCTCCAAAGGCATGGTTGGCCGGAACACCAAGGAACATAGACGCTGTGAACCGTATACACAAGCTGTTGGGTCATGCTAGCGTTCACGAGTGACAGATGAGCCGATCATGGCCCCGAACGAGGCCACCCTGACCGCAAGTGGCATCGCGCGACTGGCCAGCGTCGGCAGGGCCGCGGTCAGCAACTGGCGCCGCCGGTACGCCGACTTCCCAGCACCCGTGGGCGGCACGCCGACGAGTCCGTCGTTCGACGCGCGGGAAGTCGAGCACTGGCTGCGCCGCCACGGCCGGCTGCACCACGCCGGCACCGAACAATGGGCCTGGCGACACATCGAGAGCTACCAGCCCGCGACGCAGATCAGCGACATCCTCGGGGTCGCCGGCGCGCTACTGCTCGTCCGCGCCGACCAGACCACGACCACCGACACCGACCTGCCCACGCCGAGGCAGCTCGTCAATCACCTGCACGTCCTCGATCCCGGACTGGCCGAGCTCATCGGTGGCGTCCTTCCGGGACAGTGGACCGCGCAGCTCACCACGCTGCTTCGCACAGTCGACCAACTCGGGGCGGAACAGGGCCCCGAAGCCGCCTTCGAGCACCTGCACAACCAGTACGTGTCCTCAGCCCACTCACTGTCCGGCCTCGCCGGCACACCGGACGTCGTCGCCGACGTGATGCTGACCCTCGCCGGCTCCGGAGCCCGCACCTTCGACTTCACCAGCGGTACCGGGTCGCTCCTGCGAATGGCCGCCGACCGGGCCCTGCGGAACGGCACGCCCACCCGGTGCTATGCGCAGGAGATCAACCGGCAGTACGCGGTGATCACCCTGCTGCGGCTGTGGTTCGTGCACCTGCGTGCCCGGCACACCGGGCACGACGTGGAGCCGCCCGTCGTACGAATCGGCGACAGCCTGCTCGGAGACGCCCTACCCGACCTGCAGGCCGACGTCGTCGTGGCGAACTTTCCGTTCGGAATTCACGACTGGGGTCACGACCGTCTCGCGTACGACCCCCGCTGGACGTACGGGCTTCCCCCGCGTACCGAACCCGAACTTGCCTGGGTGCAACACGCGCTGGCGCATCTCTCCCCCGGCGGCACCGTCGTCGTCCTCATGCCCCCGGCTGCCGCGGCGCGCCCCGCAGGCCGCCGGGTTCGCGCAGAACTGATCCGCCGCGGCGCACTACGCGCGATCATCGCGCTCCCCGCCGGCCTGATGCCGCCAGCCGGCATCGGACTGCACGTCTGGGTCCTCACCCCGTCTGATCCGCACCAGCCACACGCTGCCGACCTGCTCGTGGTCGACACCACCACGGAATCCGCCACCCGGCCCCTCGCCGAAATCGTCGGCACCGCATGGCGTGCCCACCAGTCCGACGACCGCGCGGAACTGCCCGGCGTCCACCGCACCGTTCCCGCCATCGAACTGCTCGACGACCAGGTCGACCTGACACCGCAACGCCACCTACCGCAGGCCAGCGAACTCGTCGCCACACCGGCACAGATCATCGCCAGAATGAACGAGTTCGACCGGCTCCTCGACGACATGCGGCGCATCCTGCCCGCAGTACGCGAGACATCGGCAGCGCCGCTACGCGAGGCTCCCCAAGCCGACCTCGCCGACCTGATTCGATCCGGCAGCATCACCGTCCAGCGCACCGCCATCCGCAGCCGGACAACCGGTGTCACCTCCAGCGTCGCCGTACTGACCGCTGCCGACGTCCTAGCTGGCAGCCCGGCCACCGGTTCGGCGGCCCGCAGCGCAAACGACGACCCGGGGCCGCAGGTAGCTGCGGGCGACATCCTCGTTCCCGTCATCGGCCGGAAGATCAGTGCTCGGGTTGCCACCCCGGCGCAGATCGGAGCCACACTCGGGCCCAGCGTCCAGTTGATCCGCGTCGACACCGACCGCTTCGATCCGTGGTTCGTCGCCGGTGTCATGTCGCGCCCGGACAACGCGCGGATCGCCGGCCGCGCCTCCAGCACCGCCAACGGGGCACTACGCATCGACATCCGGCGTCTCGCCATCCCCGTGGTGCCACTCGACCAACAGCAGGCATACGGCAGGGCGTTCCGCCAGCTCGTGGAGTTCCGCGCCGCTCTGGACCAGGCGGCAGCGGCCGGAGCTGCCCTGGCCAGCGAGATCGGCGACGGCCTGACCACGGGCGCCCTCGGCCTGGCCCCACCATCAGTACCCGCCGCCCGAGCCCGGTGAGTTCAGCCTGCGGAAGGATCCGTCTCGACGATTCCGGCAAACGCCTCGGATGCCTTCTTCCAGCCGTGGACCTGATGGGCCCGGCTTGTTGACCTCGTCATCCACCATCCCCAGACGCCGCAGGTCCAAGATGGTCGCCTCCCTCGGGAAGCGCCCGAGCCGGACGTCCCGACCGGCTCGATCGACGCGCAGGGTCAGACTCAGCCCCCGTTGCTGCCTCGCCTCGCCCCGAACGGGTGCAGGCAGGCGAACCCCGCCGCAGCTACGACGATGACACCGCTGGCGAGCGCGCCCGGCCTATCAGCGGTACAGGAACCGGGATACGCGGCGGCCCACCCTCAACCTGACAACTAACATCGGGTGCGCTGTGTTCGACGTGAGCCCGTCACCTTGCCCCGGTGGAGCGTCATGCCAACCAAAGTGAAGAAAATTGGCCTAGTTGATCTTTAGCGCACCAGGTCAGGACGCCTGTTCCCCGCGCACGCGGGGGTGATCCGCAGGTTCCAGCCGAGCCCCGCCTTACCGGCCCCTGTTCCCCGCGCACGCGGGGGTGATCCTCGGGTTGCCAGGGTGCCGGCGCCGGGTGTCCACTGTTCCCCGCGCACGCGGGGGTGATCCCTACGTGTCCCCCGCGCCCGGAACCAGCCTCGCCTGTTCCCCGCGCACGCGGGGGTGATCCCGGCTGCTGGTGTGGCTGGACCGGACCCGTGACCTGTTCCCCGCGCACGCGGGGGTGATCCGATGCGCGCCTTCATCAAGGCGTGGTGGGACGCCTGTTCCCCGCGCACGCGGGGGTGATCCCGCGACGACGCATCCCGCAGAACCTGCGAAAGCCTGTTCCCCGCGCACGCGGGGGTGATCCGTGGCCGAATACCAACTGAGGGGCCTGGTCCACCTGTTCCCCGCGCACGCGGGGGTGATCCGCCGAGACGTCGCTGACGGTCCACAGGCGTTCGCTGTTCCCCGCGCACGCGGGGGTGATCCTTCGAGGGCGACCTTGCCGTCCGGGCCGGCGATCTGTTCCCCGCGCACGCGGGGGTGATCCCACCACCGGCGCCAACTCGCGGACCACCGGGGCCTGTTCCCCGCGCACGCGGGGGTGATCCACGACCCAAGGCCGTCAGTTCCCCCGGCGGTTCCTGTTCCCCGCGCACGCGGGGGTGATCCCCACGGCAGCCCAGCCGCGTCCGTCACGCATGACTGTTCCCCGCGCACGCGGGGGTGATCCGACGTCGAAGACGACCTCATCGGTCCGCACCGGCTGTTCCCCGCGCACGCGGGGGTGATCCGAATGGCCGCGCGTTCGCGGCGAGCTGGCCGATCTGTTCCCCGCGCACGCGGGGGTGATCCCTGGTCCGACATGATCGTGGCGACCGGGCAGACCTGTTCCCCGCGCACGCGGGGGTGATCCGTCGGTGCTGGGGTTCCAACTGCTCCAGGCGGTCTGTTCCCCGCGCACGCGGGGGTGATCCCCGGCGCGGCTACCTGCGGACCACGGACGGAATCTGTTCCCCGCGCACGCGGGGGTGATCCCGGCAATACCCGGCAGCGGACCCTCGCGGCGGTCTGTTCCCCGCGCACGCGGGGGTGATCCCCGAGCAGGTACCCGCCATGCGGGTTGTCGAGGCTGTTCCCCGCGCACGCGGGGGTGATCCGGTCTGCGCGGCGTCCATGACTCCCACGATCCCCTGTTCCCCGCGCACGCGGGGGTGATCCCTTGCCGACCGCGACA contains:
- a CDS encoding N-6 DNA methylase; the encoded protein is MTDEPIMAPNEATLTASGIARLASVGRAAVSNWRRRYADFPAPVGGTPTSPSFDAREVEHWLRRHGRLHHAGTEQWAWRHIESYQPATQISDILGVAGALLLVRADQTTTTDTDLPTPRQLVNHLHVLDPGLAELIGGVLPGQWTAQLTTLLRTVDQLGAEQGPEAAFEHLHNQYVSSAHSLSGLAGTPDVVADVMLTLAGSGARTFDFTSGTGSLLRMAADRALRNGTPTRCYAQEINRQYAVITLLRLWFVHLRARHTGHDVEPPVVRIGDSLLGDALPDLQADVVVANFPFGIHDWGHDRLAYDPRWTYGLPPRTEPELAWVQHALAHLSPGGTVVVLMPPAAAARPAGRRVRAELIRRGALRAIIALPAGLMPPAGIGLHVWVLTPSDPHQPHAADLLVVDTTTESATRPLAEIVGTAWRAHQSDDRAELPGVHRTVPAIELLDDQVDLTPQRHLPQASELVATPAQIIARMNEFDRLLDDMRRILPAVRETSAAPLREAPQADLADLIRSGSITVQRTAIRSRTTGVTSSVAVLTAADVLAGSPATGSAARSANDDPGPQVAAGDILVPVIGRKISARVATPAQIGATLGPSVQLIRVDTDRFDPWFVAGVMSRPDNARIAGRASSTANGALRIDIRRLAIPVVPLDQQQAYGRAFRQLVEFRAALDQAAAAGAALASEIGDGLTTGALGLAPPSVPAARAR
- a CDS encoding serine/threonine-protein kinase, with protein sequence MVPGTSLKDRYRLGRFPLAHKGMGEVWPGQDTLLDRAVIVKFVNAARPDVDLVRRFRREALLTARLDHPGVPAIYDLGEHAGQPYVVLQKIDGITLTDLIGEQGPLPPGWAAAIGAQVCAVLLAARQIGLVHRDIKPSNVMLDTSGAVKVLDFGLAVVRDDDRYSRITLTGHALGTVGYMAPEQVLGEPTDHRTDLYGLGATLFDLLTGSPPFDEVTTTTTLRRQIDGPPPRPTQLRPGIPDELDDLVHTLLAIDPRDRPATAADVYAVLAPFCHDLPPIPGVLTDTAGAVRAYAAIVGRVPPHTRPTATDTAEPTPLDVRLAAKQAEQLHAAGEYRAAARQWRHLAAQHARQHGDDDPLVFDFRLGVARAHRALGEHSRASRLFQELLEDRARAEGPEHPAVLRLRQEIARLSEESSPPAPRQPS